The genomic segment GCTCGGGGGCCGTCCGGTCCGTCGAGCTGGCGGCGATCGGCCGTCGGGTGTGCGAGGTGGAGCACGACCTGCTCCTCCTGCTGCCGTGAGCGCCCCGCACGACATCCCCACGGCAGCCGAGCTGGTCGAGGCCGTCCGCGAGTTCATCGAGGGCGACGTGATGGCAGCCACGGAGGGGCGGGTCCGCTTCCACGCCCGGGTGGCGGCGAAGGTCCTGGCCCAGGTCGAGCGCGAGCTGGCCCTCGGCGCCGGGCAGGAGGCGGCCCACGCCGACCGCCTGGCCGCCCTCGGGGTGGCCGACGAGGCGGAGCTGGCTGCCGCCATCCGCAGCGGTGCGCTCGACGACCGCTACGACGAGGTCGCCGCCGCTGTCCGGGCGACGGTCGCCGACAAGCTCACCGTCGCCAACCCCACCTATTCAGACTGAGGCTGACGGGTCGAACAGCGAGTCTGCTCAACTGGAAGCGAGCGGGTGGCGCCGATGGGGGGACCCGCCCGGAGCCTGCGGAGGGCGGGAGGACCCGTCGGCGACGGGTCCCGTGAGCCCCGCTCGGTGACGGGCCCCGCTACGCCCCGATGGCGTGGTAGCCGCCGTCGACGTGGAGGATCTCGCCGGTGGTGGCGGGGAACCAGTCGGACAGCAGGGCCACGGTGGCTCGGGCCACCGGCTCGGCGTCGGTCACGTCCCAGCCGAGCGGGGCGCGCTCCGACCAGACGTCCTCGAAGCGGGCGAAGCCGG from the Acidimicrobiales bacterium genome contains:
- a CDS encoding DUF6285 domain-containing protein — encoded protein: MSAPHDIPTAAELVEAVREFIEGDVMAATEGRVRFHARVAAKVLAQVERELALGAGQEAAHADRLAALGVADEAELAAAIRSGALDDRYDEVAAAVRATVADKLTVANPTYSD